A genomic region of Gloeocapsopsis dulcis contains the following coding sequences:
- a CDS encoding amino acid adenylation domain-containing protein — protein MDNTKDKLSQRRSKLSLAQRSLLEKRLRGEVDSQLKVIPRLSQTSPAPLSFAQQRLWFLHQLDPNNPYYSELACVQLLGALNVDALEQSFNEIVQRHEALRTTFEVVAEQTVQVIHPTVTIRLPVVNLCLMPEVERQAQIEQLTTEIARKPFDLATAPLLRATLLQIDKEEYLLLFAIHHIVVDGWSIGILIRELAVLYEAFSTGKTSPLPELPIQYADFAIWQRQWLQGELQKTQLDYWKQQLAGSATLALPTDRPRPPIQSFQGAVASFELSVSLTDRLRDLSNAEGVTLFMTLLAAFQALLYRYTGQEDIVIGSPIANRNQSEIQGLIGFFVNTLVLRTDLAGNPSFLELLNRVREVCVGAYAHADLPFEQLVAELQPDRNLSHMPLFQVMFAWQEDTQKELTLPGLTLNWLPVHSQSAKFDLTLYMIDSEPKLSGWLEYNTTLFNAETVTQMAEHFCTLLEGIVVHRKAKLSDLPLLTADELHQQLVGWNQTSTNYPANLCIHELFEAQVQKTPDAVAVVFEDEQLTYCELNARANQLAHYLRSLGVKPEVLVGICVERSPAMVIGLLAILKAGGAYVPLDPAYPQERLAYMLSETQLSVVLTQQSLVEQLPAHQAHTVYLDTDWEQIAQESQTNPINTNTVNNLAYVIYTSGSTGKPKGVLGLHQGAVNRFHWMWKTHPFTQQEVCCQKTSLNFVDSVWEIFGPLLQGITTVIVPEQVVKDSQQLITILADKNVTRLVLVPSLLRILLSTYKLLQLQLPNLKLWISSGEALSTDILRQFQQSLPDSTLLNLYGSSEVSADVTCYKITPQTPLSASVLIGRPIANTQIYILDTSRQPVPVGVPGEIYIGGDQLARGYLNRPDLTGEKFIPNPFSDKSATRLYKTGDLARYLPNGEIEYIGRIDNQVKIRGFRIELGEIEALITQHPAVQETVVIVREDIPGDKRLVAYLVFKQELAPKFSELRSFLKEKLPDYMLPTAFVPIKALPLTPNGKVNRQALPAPDIFEPQLGTTSVQPRNHLEISIASIWQKVLKIEKIGIHDNFFDIGGHSLLLLQVHSQLCEIFSINLLVIDLFKYPTISSLADFLGLANTNELSNVHQTEARNEQLKKGKTRINQFLKISKRNNL, from the coding sequence ATGGACAACACAAAAGACAAACTCTCACAACGACGGTCAAAGCTTTCACTCGCTCAGAGATCGCTTCTCGAAAAACGGCTGCGGGGTGAAGTTGATTCCCAATTAAAAGTCATTCCCAGACTTTCCCAAACAAGTCCTGCGCCCTTATCTTTTGCCCAGCAAAGGCTGTGGTTTCTTCATCAATTAGATCCTAATAATCCTTACTACAGTGAACTAGCATGTGTGCAGCTCTTAGGTGCGCTGAATGTAGATGCTCTAGAACAAAGTTTCAATGAAATTGTGCAACGCCATGAAGCTTTACGTACTACTTTTGAGGTAGTTGCAGAACAAACAGTCCAGGTGATTCATCCTACTGTAACTATCAGACTGCCAGTAGTGAACTTATGCTTAATGCCAGAAGTTGAACGACAAGCACAAATCGAGCAGCTAACAACAGAGATAGCTCGAAAACCCTTTGACTTAGCAACTGCTCCGTTACTGCGAGCTACGCTATTACAAATAGATAAAGAAGAATACTTATTACTGTTCGCGATTCATCATATTGTTGTTGATGGCTGGTCTATAGGAATACTCATCCGTGAATTAGCTGTACTTTATGAAGCCTTTTCTACAGGCAAAACATCCCCTCTACCTGAACTTCCTATTCAGTATGCAGACTTTGCCATTTGGCAGCGTCAATGGTTGCAAGGGGAATTACAAAAGACGCAACTTGACTATTGGAAGCAACAGTTGGCGGGTTCTGCAACCTTGGCTCTGCCCACAGATCGTCCCCGTCCACCCATCCAAAGCTTCCAAGGCGCAGTTGCTTCTTTTGAGCTATCAGTAAGCTTAACTGATAGGCTTAGGGATCTGAGCAACGCCGAAGGAGTAACGCTGTTTATGACTCTGCTGGCAGCATTTCAAGCTTTACTTTACCGCTACACAGGGCAAGAGGATATTGTTATTGGTTCCCCAATTGCTAACCGTAACCAAAGCGAGATTCAAGGACTGATTGGTTTTTTTGTCAATACCCTTGTGCTGCGGACTGATCTTGCTGGTAATCCCAGCTTTTTGGAATTACTGAATCGAGTACGTGAGGTGTGCGTAGGTGCGTATGCCCATGCAGATTTACCTTTTGAGCAATTAGTCGCAGAACTTCAGCCAGATAGAAACCTCAGCCATATGCCTTTGTTTCAGGTGATGTTTGCCTGGCAGGAAGACACCCAGAAGGAACTGACACTACCAGGTTTAACTTTAAATTGGCTGCCAGTGCATAGTCAATCAGCGAAGTTTGATTTGACATTGTACATGATAGACTCTGAGCCAAAACTGAGCGGGTGGTTGGAGTATAACACAACCTTATTCAATGCTGAAACTGTTACGCAAATGGCGGAACATTTTTGTACCTTGCTTGAGGGCATTGTTGTTCATCGAAAAGCAAAATTATCTGACTTACCACTATTAACAGCAGATGAGTTGCATCAGCAATTAGTAGGGTGGAATCAAACGTCTACTAATTATCCTGCTAACTTATGCATCCATGAATTATTTGAAGCGCAGGTACAAAAAACACCTGATGCAGTAGCCGTAGTCTTTGAAGATGAACAGTTAACCTATTGTGAACTCAACGCCAGGGCTAACCAGTTGGCGCATTACTTACGTTCCTTGGGGGTAAAACCAGAGGTATTGGTGGGGATTTGTGTAGAGCGATCGCCTGCTATGGTCATCGGGTTATTAGCTATCCTCAAAGCAGGTGGTGCTTATGTACCGCTAGATCCAGCTTATCCCCAAGAAAGATTAGCTTATATGTTGTCTGAAACTCAACTATCGGTTGTGTTAACTCAGCAATCCTTAGTTGAACAACTCCCAGCACATCAGGCACATACAGTTTACTTAGATACAGATTGGGAGCAGATTGCTCAGGAAAGCCAAACTAACCCGATCAATACGAATACAGTTAACAATTTAGCTTATGTAATTTACACCTCTGGTTCCACAGGCAAACCCAAGGGGGTGCTTGGTCTTCATCAAGGTGCAGTCAATCGGTTTCATTGGATGTGGAAAACTCATCCCTTTACTCAACAAGAAGTTTGTTGTCAAAAGACATCTTTAAACTTTGTTGATTCAGTTTGGGAAATTTTTGGGCCTTTACTTCAAGGAATAACCACAGTAATAGTGCCAGAGCAAGTTGTGAAAGACTCACAACAGTTGATAACTATTTTGGCAGACAAAAATGTTACACGATTAGTACTTGTACCTTCATTATTACGTATATTATTAAGTACATATAAACTTTTACAGTTGCAGCTACCCAATCTAAAGTTGTGGATTAGCAGTGGCGAAGCCCTATCTACTGATATCCTCAGACAATTTCAGCAGAGTTTACCAGATAGTACCTTGTTAAATCTTTACGGTTCATCAGAGGTATCTGCTGATGTCACCTGTTACAAGATTACCCCACAAACACCCCTATCAGCATCTGTTTTAATTGGTCGTCCAATTGCTAATACGCAGATATATATATTGGATACCAGTCGGCAACCTGTTCCTGTAGGTGTACCAGGTGAAATATATATAGGTGGTGACCAACTAGCAAGAGGTTACTTAAACCGTCCTGATTTGACAGGAGAAAAATTCATCCCCAATCCCTTTAGCGACAAATCCGCAACGCGTTTATACAAAACAGGAGACCTAGCACGATATCTACCGAATGGAGAAATAGAATACATTGGTCGCATTGACAATCAGGTTAAGATACGTGGTTTCCGCATTGAACTAGGAGAAATTGAAGCTTTAATCACTCAACATCCCGCAGTGCAAGAAACTGTTGTTATTGTCAGAGAGGATATACCTGGAGACAAAAGACTAGTAGCTTATTTGGTATTCAAACAGGAATTAGCCCCTAAATTTAGTGAACTACGAAGTTTTTTGAAAGAAAAACTGCCAGATTATATGTTACCTACTGCCTTCGTACCCATAAAGGCACTGCCTCTCACACCAAATGGCAAAGTGAATCGTCAGGCGTTACCAGCACCAGATATTTTTGAACCACAATTGGGAACAACTAGTGTCCAACCACGAAATCATCTGGAAATTTCCATCGCAAGTATTTGGCAGAAGGTATTAAAGATAGAAAAAATAGGCATACATGATAATTTTTTTGACATTGGTGGACATTCACTATTATTGCTTCAGGTTCATAGTCAACTATGTGAAATATTCTCTATAAATTTATTAGTAATCGATCTATTCAAGTATCCAACGATCAGTTCTCTTGCTGATTTTCTCGGTTTAGCAAACACAAACGAATTATCTAATGTTCATCAAACTGAAGCTAGAAATGAACAATTAAAAAAAGGTAAAACACGAATTAACCAATTTTTAAAAATTAGTAAAAGAAACAACCTCTAA
- a CDS encoding TonB-dependent siderophore receptor, with protein sequence MKLDKLFQSLLLTGVVVVLLSTPARSEKTQDGSSTATVEKSALHDAIAITDKEFVSSKSPVLASSNRKILQLSQIPQVSQSAELLVQSPASSEVIQVTGVQANPTEQGVEVILQTTQGEQLQITNRSTENNFIADIPNAQLRLPSGDGFTFRSQNPVEGITEITVTNIDANTIRVTVAGETGLPSVEFFDGDEGLIFALKPAAIAVQPGVEQPMGEIPPEESSEQEDELIELVVTAEQQDTGYRVPNVSTATRTDTPLRDIPQSIQVVPQQVIKDQQAVRLEDALRNATGTTSATNSAGSTRSEFNIRGFRISEFSGNFLRNGLRDNFASSGLDLSNVERIEVLLGPASVLFGGATPGGTINIITKQPLRNPYYSAGLSIGNYDFYRAALDISGPLNDSRTLLYRLNASYQDRGTFTDFSEIRTLSIASVINWIISDNTKLIFEGDFSDFEADRYIGFGLPAIGTVLPNPNGDIPRNRNFNEGSNNIQVGRIGYRLEHSFSDNWSLLNAFRYGFYRGEDIGFNRPSSLLPDNRTLERTADFSEIPYDNYNFTTNITGRFSTGSIEHQLLLGFDLDRLDQPLLVTQRSAAPIDLFNPVYGQPLGPVVFSLDQRTQTNSLGIYVQDMVSLTNNLKLLLGLRFDAFEQTQENFIANTQRNQSGEAFSPRFGLVYQLIEPISLYASYSRSFNPAIGTSFDGSIFQPERGTQYEIGVKADINDRLFATLAFYDLTRSNILTSDPINPTFSIQTGEQNSRGIELNFRGEILPGWNMIAGYSYIDAKVTEDPLNAGNRLNNTPRNALNLWTTYEIQQGTLQGLGFGLGLFFVGERQGDLANTFELPSYLRTDAAIFYKRERFRAAINLRNLFDANYFETSLNRLGVIPGEPFSVQGTISWEF encoded by the coding sequence ATGAAGTTAGATAAGTTATTTCAAAGTTTGTTGCTGACAGGTGTAGTTGTGGTGTTGCTTAGCACTCCTGCTAGAAGTGAAAAAACTCAAGATGGATCTTCTACTGCGACAGTCGAAAAATCTGCATTACATGACGCGATCGCAATTACAGATAAAGAGTTTGTAAGCAGTAAATCTCCGGTATTGGCTTCCAGTAACAGAAAGATTCTTCAGCTGAGTCAGATTCCGCAGGTTTCCCAGAGTGCAGAATTACTCGTACAGTCGCCAGCTTCCTCTGAGGTAATACAGGTGACGGGGGTACAAGCTAATCCCACTGAACAAGGTGTGGAGGTGATATTACAAACCACTCAGGGAGAACAACTGCAAATCACTAATCGCAGTACTGAGAATAACTTTATCGCTGACATTCCCAATGCTCAATTGCGTTTACCCAGTGGTGATGGGTTCACATTCCGTTCTCAAAACCCTGTTGAGGGGATTACTGAGATAACGGTTACTAACATTGATGCTAATACTATTCGGGTGACGGTGGCGGGTGAAACAGGATTGCCAAGTGTTGAGTTCTTTGACGGTGATGAAGGGTTGATTTTTGCTTTGAAACCTGCGGCAATTGCAGTGCAGCCTGGGGTTGAGCAGCCCATGGGTGAAATCCCGCCAGAGGAATCATCAGAACAAGAGGATGAGCTAATTGAGTTAGTAGTGACCGCAGAGCAGCAAGATACAGGGTATCGTGTACCTAATGTGTCAACGGCAACTCGAACTGATACTCCGTTGCGCGATATTCCTCAATCGATTCAGGTAGTACCGCAACAAGTTATAAAAGACCAGCAAGCAGTTCGATTAGAAGACGCTTTAAGAAATGCTACTGGCACTACTTCAGCAACCAATTCTGCTGGCAGTACTAGAAGTGAGTTTAATATTCGAGGTTTTAGAATCAGTGAATTTTCAGGTAATTTCCTCAGAAATGGTTTGAGAGATAATTTTGCCAGCAGTGGTTTAGACCTTTCAAACGTTGAAAGAATAGAAGTCCTACTGGGTCCCGCTTCTGTCCTCTTTGGTGGAGCAACTCCGGGTGGGACAATTAATATTATCACAAAGCAACCACTTCGTAATCCCTACTACTCTGCTGGATTAAGCATCGGCAACTATGATTTTTATCGTGCTGCTTTGGATATATCAGGCCCTTTGAATGACTCTAGAACTCTATTGTACAGATTAAATGCTTCTTACCAAGATCGAGGTACTTTTACTGATTTTTCTGAAATCAGAACCCTGTCAATTGCATCTGTCATCAATTGGATAATTAGCGACAACACAAAGTTGATTTTTGAAGGAGATTTTTCAGACTTTGAAGCTGACAGATATATAGGCTTTGGCTTACCAGCCATCGGCACTGTATTACCCAATCCAAATGGTGATATACCACGCAATCGGAACTTCAACGAGGGTAGTAACAATATTCAAGTCGGCAGAATCGGATATAGACTAGAGCATAGTTTTAGTGATAACTGGTCACTACTTAATGCTTTTCGATATGGGTTTTATCGGGGAGAAGATATAGGGTTTAATAGACCGTCTAGTTTGTTACCTGATAATCGCACTCTAGAGCGCACAGCAGATTTCAGTGAAATACCCTATGACAACTATAATTTCACAACAAATATCACGGGCAGGTTTTCTACTGGTTCAATTGAGCATCAGTTGTTGTTGGGATTTGATCTTGATAGGCTTGACCAACCGTTACTAGTTACCCAAAGATCAGCCGCACCAATTGACCTGTTTAATCCTGTATATGGTCAGCCACTAGGACCAGTTGTTTTTAGCCTGGATCAAAGAACTCAAACAAATAGTCTTGGCATTTATGTCCAAGATATGGTTTCTCTGACAAATAACTTGAAGTTACTTTTAGGTTTGCGCTTCGATGCCTTTGAACAAACGCAAGAAAATTTTATAGCTAATACTCAAAGAAATCAATCTGGGGAGGCATTCAGTCCGAGATTTGGTTTAGTTTATCAGTTAATTGAACCAATATCACTGTATGCCAGCTACAGTCGCTCATTTAATCCCGCTATTGGAACCTCATTTGATGGTAGTATATTTCAACCAGAGCGTGGTACGCAGTATGAAATTGGAGTCAAAGCTGATATCAATGATAGACTTTTTGCAACGCTTGCTTTTTATGACCTGACTCGATCCAATATTTTGACGAGTGATCCAATTAACCCAACTTTCTCCATTCAAACAGGGGAACAGAATAGCCGAGGTATTGAGTTAAATTTTAGGGGCGAAATCTTGCCGGGATGGAACATGATCGCAGGTTATTCTTATATAGATGCGAAAGTCACAGAAGACCCTCTTAATGCGGGAAACCGATTAAATAATACTCCTAGAAATGCTCTAAATCTATGGACTACCTATGAAATTCAACAGGGTACATTACAAGGATTGGGATTTGGTTTAGGTTTGTTCTTTGTAGGAGAAAGGCAGGGAGATTTAGCCAATACTTTTGAGTTACCGAGCTATCTTCGCACTGATGCAGCCATTTTCTATAAACGAGAGCGATTCCGCGCTGCTATCAATTTGAGAAATTTGTTCGATGCAAATTACTTTGAAACTTCTCTTAATAGATTAGGTGTAATACCAGGAGAACCTTTTTCTGTACAGGGAACAATTTCATGGGAATTCTGA
- a CDS encoding iron-siderophore ABC transporter substrate-binding protein, with the protein MGILIKKHQPTRITIRSFVGLFFISLLGFFLISACSSHINESATNSTLRDIAVECRVVQHAMGETCIPVDPQRIVTVDSFNSGNILALGIKPVGIVGSKEYLDAPYLKDRIQEIETIPSVNGEFSIEKVLSLKPDLIVGLSYNQSIYQQLSHIAPTVLLPWAEISYDWKQNFKNVAEVFDKLEIFDKLMKDYEHRTEDLRQRLANLQDNSSDKEQVLRASYASIHHGNFTLGLDDSFPGTVLKDSGLQPPPSQIAGSLSLPISVEHLPELDIDIIFLDEAGLEKLQRQPIWSKVKAVEQDRVYLIKNSVWWGYNILAAHALLDDLYKYLGFAEQRKNVSAQ; encoded by the coding sequence ATGGGAATTCTGATAAAAAAGCACCAGCCAACAAGAATAACCATTCGGAGTTTTGTTGGTTTATTTTTTATTAGCCTATTAGGTTTTTTTCTCATTTCGGCTTGTAGTAGTCATATCAACGAAAGCGCTACAAACTCAACCTTGAGAGACATAGCTGTAGAGTGTCGAGTGGTTCAACATGCAATGGGAGAAACTTGTATTCCAGTTGATCCGCAACGGATTGTTACTGTAGATTCATTTAACTCTGGTAATATTCTCGCTTTAGGTATAAAACCTGTTGGGATAGTGGGATCTAAAGAATATCTGGATGCTCCATATCTGAAGGATAGAATTCAAGAAATTGAAACTATTCCCAGCGTTAATGGTGAGTTTAGTATAGAAAAGGTTTTGTCACTCAAACCGGATCTAATTGTTGGTCTTTCATATAATCAATCAATTTATCAGCAATTGTCTCATATAGCTCCAACTGTTTTACTGCCTTGGGCAGAAATTTCATATGATTGGAAACAAAACTTCAAAAATGTTGCGGAAGTTTTCGACAAATTAGAGATTTTTGATAAGCTGATGAAAGATTATGAACATCGTACTGAGGATCTTAGACAAAGACTAGCTAATTTACAAGATAATTCTTCCGATAAAGAACAGGTGCTTCGAGCATCTTATGCATCTATCCATCATGGAAACTTCACTCTTGGTCTTGATGACTCTTTCCCCGGTACAGTCCTAAAAGATAGCGGATTACAACCTCCGCCATCACAAATTGCTGGCTCCTTATCTTTGCCTATTTCAGTAGAACATCTGCCAGAACTCGATATAGATATTATTTTTTTAGACGAAGCCGGGCTTGAGAAGCTTCAAAGACAACCTATTTGGTCTAAAGTCAAGGCAGTCGAGCAGGATCGAGTATATCTAATTAAAAACTCAGTTTGGTGGGGGTACAACATCTTAGCTGCTCATGCATTACTTGATGACTTGTATAAATATTTAGGGTTTGCTGAACAAAGGAAAAACGTATCGGCTCAATAA